The DNA window AGCAGCATCCCGGGGTCGACGCTGCCGCTGCGATGCGACATCGGCAGCCCTTCCAACGGCGTGAAGCCCATGGACGTCCAGACGCTGCGTCCGCCGCGGACGGCGCAGACGGAGGACCCACCGCCGAGGTGTGTGAGCACCACCTGCAGGTCGGCCGGGTCGCGGGAGAGCAGTTCGGCGGTGCGGGCGAGTGTCCAGGCGTAGGACAGGCCGTGGAATCCATAGCGGCGGACTCCGTGGTCGTTTCGCCACTCCCGCGGGACCGCATAGGTGCGTGCCGCTTCCGGGAGGCCGGTGTGGAACACGGTGTCCAGGCAGGCCACCTGCACGGTCTCCGGGAGTCGCCGCCGGCACAGGTCGAGCGCGGCGAGTGCCGGTGGGACATGCTGCGGTGCAAGGCTCCTCGCCTCGTCCAGCGCCGATCGCACCTGCGCGTCGATGACCTGGTGCGCGGACAGCCGTGGCCCGCCGTGCACGATCCGGTGTCCCACTGCCGCGACCTCCGGCGCACGGTCAAGGAACTCGCCGAGTCCCTCGGCCACCTCGTCGCTGTCCGGGGCGGCGTCGATGTCCGACTCGTCAAGGACGGTGAGATCCCGGTCCAGCACGGCGAGTTTCAAGCTGTGCGAGCCGGCATTGACCACCATCACCGGTGGGCCCGATTCGCCGGAAATGCTGTCGCGTCCGCTCCCTGCACCCGACATCGTCACCGCCCGCCGTCCCAGGTCCATTCGGAGATGGCCACCGGGTCCTGCCCCGTGCGGCGCAGTTCGACCAGGATGTCGTCGCGTTCGCGCGCGTAGCGGTCGGCGAGTTCACCGCCGCGCGTCGACCAGCCCTCCGCGCGCCGGAGCGCCTCGACGGCGATGTCGTGCCGGCTGACACCGTTGCTGGCCAACAGGTCGTAGGGGGTGGTCGTGGTGCCCTCCTCGATGTACCCCTTCACATGGAACCGCGAGGCGTCCGGCCGTCCGTGCAGGCACTCGTGGACGGCCGACGGGTACCCGTGGAAGTCGAAGACCACCGGCACACCGGCGCCACCGAAACATTTCTCGAACTCCGCATCGGGCAGACCGTGCGGGTGCCGTTCGGCCGGCGGCAGCGTCAGCAGGTCGACGACGTTGGTGACCCGCACCCGGAGACCGGGGGCGTCGCGCCGCAGCATCTCCGCCGCCGCCAGCGTCTCGACGGTCGGGATGTTCCCGGCGCATGCGAGCACCACGTCCGGGTGTGGCCGCCGGGCTCCTGGGCTCCCGGTGGGGCTGTCGTCGGCGGACGGTCCGTCTCCGTGGCGGGCTTCGGTACCGGCCCACTCCCACACGCCCGCCCCGGCCCGGCAGTGCGCCAGCGCGTCGTCGAGGTCGAGCCATTGCGGGCCGTCGTTCTTGCCCGCGACGACGACGTTGATGCGGTCCACCGAGTCGAGGCAGTGTTCCAGGGTCGCCAACAGGGTGTTCGCGTCCGGCGGCAGGTACACCCGGGCCACCGAGGCCTTCTTGGTCAGCATCATGTTGATGAAACCCGGCCCCTGGTGGCTGTAACCGTTGTGCTCCTGCCGCCAGCCCTCGCTGGTCAGCAGGTAGTTCAGCGAGGCGACCGGATGCCGCCAGGGCACCTCCGCCGCCACCTTGAGGAACTTCGCGTACTGGTTGGTCATCCCGTCGACGATCGACACGAACGCCTCGTAGCAGGGGAACAGTCCGTGCCGGCCGGTGAGCAGGTATCCCTGCAGCCATCCCTGGCAGTTGTGCTCCGACAGCACCTCCATGACCCGACCGTCACGGGCGAGATGCGCGGCAGCGACCGGCGGCTCCGGTTGCCAGGCGCGGCCGGTCACCTCCAGCACGGCGCCCAGCTTGTTGGACTCCAGCTCGTCCGGGCACATGATGCGGAAGTCCCGCCTGGTCTCCGTCTCCCGGAGCAGTGCGGCGAGCCACGGGCCCGCGGTCGGGGTCGCGCCCGCCCGTGCGCCGCCGGGCTCCGGCACGTCGACGGCGAACGGCCGGACATCCGGCAGCGGCAACGGCCGACGCAGCCGTCCGCCGTCGGTCACCGGGTTCGCACCCAGCCGCAGGTCGCCGGTCGGGCAGCAGGCGAGGATGTCCGGTGCCGGGACCCCGTCGGCCCCGAACAGCTCGTCCGGTCGGTAGGAGCGCAACCACTGCTCGAGGTCGGCCAGTTCGGCGGCGTCGTCGGCGGCGTGGGGCAACGGGACCTGGTGGGCACGCACGGTGTCCTCCAGCGGTGCCCCACCGGACTCGGCCGGCAGCCCCCAGCCCTTGCGGCTCCGCAGGACCAGCATCGGCCACCGCGGAACGTTGGCGTCCGCGCCGTTCCTCGCCGCCTCCTGCACCTGCCGGATGCGGGAGTGCGCCCATGACAACGCTTCCGCCATCCGGGCATCCGGCGACAGCTCCGGGTCGTGGTAGTCACCGCGCACGTCGACGATGCGCGGCGCCCAGCCGTGTCCGGTGTACAGCGACAGCAGATCCTCGTCGTCGGCCGCCCCGGACTGCGTGGGTGAGGCGATCTTGTAGCCGTTGACGTGCAGGATCGGCAGCACCGCGCCGTCGTGCACCGGATCGAGGTAGCGCGAGGCGGCCCAGGCGGCGGCGGTCGGACCGGTCTCGGCCTCACCGTCGCCGACCAGACACGCCACCAGCAGATCC is part of the Nakamurella alba genome and encodes:
- a CDS encoding acetate/propionate family kinase gives rise to the protein MKLAVLDRDLTVLDESDIDAAPDSDEVAEGLGEFLDRAPEVAAVGHRIVHGGPRLSAHQVIDAQVRSALDEARSLAPQHVPPALAALDLCRRRLPETVQVACLDTVFHTGLPEAARTYAVPREWRNDHGVRRYGFHGLSYAWTLARTAELLSRDPADLQVVLTHLGGGSSVCAVRGGRSVWTSMGFTPLEGLPMSHRSGSVDPGMLLWLQKEKGMSADEVSDALEHRSGLLGLSDGLSGDTRELVRAAGAGHRPASLALEVFGLRVRQEIAAAAASLDRLDAVVFSGEIGADQPEVRELVAAGLPVLSVHGGLDTSQDEDHVISRGGVPVLVVRPDEQRQLAIEVRRVLEESGGRPAGPAQQTTPAGAVGTTPGGTPDDGQHFS
- a CDS encoding phosphoketolase family protein; protein product: MTAGPDSAPDRPTSHPGDGASRRYRRAADYLAAAMIFLRDNILLREPLRPEHIKPRLLGHWGTCPGITLVYAGLDKLVCETGTPTMLVTGPGHGAPANHASLWLEGTHADLDPALTRDTAGLTELVRRFSWPGGFPSHLSPQVPGVIHEGGELGYALATATGAALDHPDLLVACLVGDGEAETGPTAAAWAASRYLDPVHDGAVLPILHVNGYKIASPTQSGAADDEDLLSLYTGHGWAPRIVDVRGDYHDPELSPDARMAEALSWAHSRIRQVQEAARNGADANVPRWPMLVLRSRKGWGLPAESGGAPLEDTVRAHQVPLPHAADDAAELADLEQWLRSYRPDELFGADGVPAPDILACCPTGDLRLGANPVTDGGRLRRPLPLPDVRPFAVDVPEPGGARAGATPTAGPWLAALLRETETRRDFRIMCPDELESNKLGAVLEVTGRAWQPEPPVAAAHLARDGRVMEVLSEHNCQGWLQGYLLTGRHGLFPCYEAFVSIVDGMTNQYAKFLKVAAEVPWRHPVASLNYLLTSEGWRQEHNGYSHQGPGFINMMLTKKASVARVYLPPDANTLLATLEHCLDSVDRINVVVAGKNDGPQWLDLDDALAHCRAGAGVWEWAGTEARHGDGPSADDSPTGSPGARRPHPDVVLACAGNIPTVETLAAAEMLRRDAPGLRVRVTNVVDLLTLPPAERHPHGLPDAEFEKCFGGAGVPVVFDFHGYPSAVHECLHGRPDASRFHVKGYIEEGTTTTPYDLLASNGVSRHDIAVEALRRAEGWSTRGGELADRYARERDDILVELRRTGQDPVAISEWTWDGGR